The following are encoded together in the Cicer arietinum cultivar CDC Frontier isolate Library 1 chromosome 2, Cicar.CDCFrontier_v2.0, whole genome shotgun sequence genome:
- the LOC101497475 gene encoding beta-glucosidase 40 isoform X1, giving the protein MAFRIGIFIITLVLIIKIRMCVSQINRQSFPKDFVFGTASSAFQYEGAVKEDGRGPSVWDTFSHSNGGKILRNSNADVAVDQYHRFEGDVHIMKDMGMDAYRFSISWTRIFPNGFGVVNQAGVDHYNKLIDALLAKGIEPYVTLYHWDLPQALEDKYKGWLSPLIIKDFATYAEICFQKFGDRVKHWITFNEPHTFCMMGYDVGLQPPGRCSILLHKLCSSGNSSTEPYIVAHNVLISHAVVADIYRKKYKKIQGGSVGISLDVIWFESATNSKEDIEATQRALDFTLGWFLDPLIFGDYPKSMKSRVGSRLPKFSKSQTSLVKGSLDFVGINHYTTFYAMHNGSDLLQVALHDYISDSAALTLPFNGTEIIGERANSLWLYIVPQGMRSTMNYIKQKYGNPLLIITENGMDDPNDPSISINDALKDDKRIRYHNDYLNNLLASIKEDGCNVKGYFVWSLLDNWEWQAGYTSRFGLYFIDYNDNLKRYPKKSVEWFKNFLN; this is encoded by the exons ATGGCGTTTAGAATAGGTATTTTCATAATAACATTGGTTTTGATTATTAAGATTCGAATGTGTGTGTCTCAGATTAACAGGCAGAGCTTTCCTAAGGATTTTGTTTTCGGAACTGCTTCTTCAGCTTTTCAG TACGAAGGTGCAGTAAAAGAAGATGGAAGGGGCCCATCTGTGTGGGATACTTTTTCACATTCTAATGGAG GCAAAATACTACGTAACAGCAATGCTGATGTTGCAGTGGATCAGTATCATCGCTTTGAA GGAGACGTACATATTATGAAGGACATGGGAATGGATGCTTATAGGTTTTCAATTTCCTGGACTCGAATTTTTCCCA ATGGATTTGGGGTAGTCAATCAAGCAGGAGTTGATCACTACAATAAACTCATTGATGCTTTACTAGCCAAAG GAATTGAGCCATATGTTACTCTGTACCACTGGGACCTACCTCAAGCCTTAGAAGACAAGTACAAGGGATGGCTTAGCCCTTTAATCAt aAAAGATTTTGCAACATATGCTGAGATATGCTTTCAGAAATTTGGAGACAGAGTGAAACATTGGATCACTTTCAATGAGCCACATACATTTTGTATGATGGGATATGATGTTGGACTTCAACCACCAGGAAGATGCTCAATTCTCCTTCACAAGTTGTGTAGTAGTGGAAACTCTTCTACTGAACCTTATATTGTGGCTCATAATGTCCTTATTTCACATGCAGTTGTAGCAGATATTTATAGGAAAAAATATAAG AAAATACAAGGTGGATCTGTGGGAATATCTTTGGATGTAATTTGGTTTGAGTCAGCAACAAATTCCAAAGAAGATATTGAAGCAACTCAGAGAGCCTTGGATTTTACACTTGGCTG GTTTCTTGACCCATTGATATTTGGAGATTATCCAAAATCAATGAAAAGTAGAGTTGGGAGCAGGCtaccaaaattttcaaaatctcaAACTAGTCTTGTTAAGGGTTCATTAGATTTTGTTGGCATCAATCATTACACCACATTTTATGCAATGCACAATGGTTCTGATTTACTTCAAGTTGCACTTCATGACTACATTTCTGACTCTGCTGCTCTTACTCTTC CTTTCAATGGGACCGAGATTATTGGAGAAAGG GCAAATTCTTTATGGTTGTATATAGTACCACAAGGGATGAGAAGCACAATGAATTACATCAAACAGAAGTATGGGAATCCTCTGCTCATTATAACTGAAAATG GAATGGATGATCCAAATGATCCATCTATCTCAATCAATGATGCTCTAAAGGATGACAAGAGGATTAGATATCACAATGACTATTTAAACAACTTATTAGCTTCTATCAA GGAAGATGGGTGCAATGTGAAAGGCTATTTTGTGTGGTCGCTGTTGGATAATTGGGAGTGGCAAGCTGGATACACTTCTAGATTTGGTCTTTATTTCATTGACTACAATGACAATCTAAAGAGATATCCAAAAAAGTCTGTTGAATGGTTTAAGAATTTCTTGAACTAA
- the LOC101497475 gene encoding beta-glucosidase 40 isoform X2 translates to MAFRIGIFIITLVLIIKIRMCVSQINRQSFPKDFVFGTASSAFQYEGAVKEDGRGPSVWDTFSHSNGGKILRNSNADVAVDQYHRFEGDVHIMKDMGMDAYRFSISWTRIFPNGFGVVNQAGVDHYNKLIDALLAKGIEPYVTLYHWDLPQALEDKYKGWLSPLIIKDFATYAEICFQKFGDRVKHWITFNEPHTFCMMGYDVGLQPPGRCSILLHKLCSSGNSSTEPYIVAHNVLISHAVVADIYRKKYKKIQGGSVGISLDVIWFESATNSKEDIEATQRALDFTLGWFLDPLIFGDYPKSMKSRVGSRLPKFSKSQTSLVKGSLDFVGINHYTTFYAMHNGSDLLQVALHDYISDSAALTLPFNGTEIIGERANSLWLYIVPQGMRSTMNYIKQKYGNPLLIITENGKMGAM, encoded by the exons ATGGCGTTTAGAATAGGTATTTTCATAATAACATTGGTTTTGATTATTAAGATTCGAATGTGTGTGTCTCAGATTAACAGGCAGAGCTTTCCTAAGGATTTTGTTTTCGGAACTGCTTCTTCAGCTTTTCAG TACGAAGGTGCAGTAAAAGAAGATGGAAGGGGCCCATCTGTGTGGGATACTTTTTCACATTCTAATGGAG GCAAAATACTACGTAACAGCAATGCTGATGTTGCAGTGGATCAGTATCATCGCTTTGAA GGAGACGTACATATTATGAAGGACATGGGAATGGATGCTTATAGGTTTTCAATTTCCTGGACTCGAATTTTTCCCA ATGGATTTGGGGTAGTCAATCAAGCAGGAGTTGATCACTACAATAAACTCATTGATGCTTTACTAGCCAAAG GAATTGAGCCATATGTTACTCTGTACCACTGGGACCTACCTCAAGCCTTAGAAGACAAGTACAAGGGATGGCTTAGCCCTTTAATCAt aAAAGATTTTGCAACATATGCTGAGATATGCTTTCAGAAATTTGGAGACAGAGTGAAACATTGGATCACTTTCAATGAGCCACATACATTTTGTATGATGGGATATGATGTTGGACTTCAACCACCAGGAAGATGCTCAATTCTCCTTCACAAGTTGTGTAGTAGTGGAAACTCTTCTACTGAACCTTATATTGTGGCTCATAATGTCCTTATTTCACATGCAGTTGTAGCAGATATTTATAGGAAAAAATATAAG AAAATACAAGGTGGATCTGTGGGAATATCTTTGGATGTAATTTGGTTTGAGTCAGCAACAAATTCCAAAGAAGATATTGAAGCAACTCAGAGAGCCTTGGATTTTACACTTGGCTG GTTTCTTGACCCATTGATATTTGGAGATTATCCAAAATCAATGAAAAGTAGAGTTGGGAGCAGGCtaccaaaattttcaaaatctcaAACTAGTCTTGTTAAGGGTTCATTAGATTTTGTTGGCATCAATCATTACACCACATTTTATGCAATGCACAATGGTTCTGATTTACTTCAAGTTGCACTTCATGACTACATTTCTGACTCTGCTGCTCTTACTCTTC CTTTCAATGGGACCGAGATTATTGGAGAAAGG GCAAATTCTTTATGGTTGTATATAGTACCACAAGGGATGAGAAGCACAATGAATTACATCAAACAGAAGTATGGGAATCCTCTGCTCATTATAACTGAAAATG GGAAGATGGGTGCAATGTGA